ATCCAGTTCTTCGCGGCTTCGATCTGCGTGATGTCGGACGACGAAATCTTGACGGTGCCGTCATCATCGATGTCGACCTTGGCGCCGGTGGTGGCGACGATCTCACGAATGATCTTGCCGCCGGTGCCGATGATGTCGCGGATCTTGTCCTTGGGAACCGACATCGTCTCGATGCGCGGCGCGTGCGCCGACAGCTCGGTGCGGGTCGAATCGAGCGCCTTGGCCATCTCGCCCAGGATGTGCGCGCGGCCTTCCTTGGCCTGATGCAGCGCGGTCTTGAAGATCTCCTCGGTGATGCCGGCGATCTTGATGTCCATCTGCATCGTGGTGATGCCTTCGGACGTGCCCGCCACCTTGAAGTCCATATCGCCGAGATGATCCTCGTCGCCGAGGATGTCGCTGATCACCGCGAAGTTCTTGCCTTCGAGGATCAGGCCCATCGCGATGCCCGAGACCGGGCGCTTGATCGGCACGCCGGCATCCATCATCGCGAGGCTGCCGCCGCACACCGTCGCCATCGACGACGAACCATTCGACTCGGTGATGTCCGAGGTCAGACGGATGGTGTAGGGGAACTCCTCCTTGCTCGGCAGCACCGCGTGCAGCGCGCGCCAGGCCAGCTTGCCATGGCCGACTTCGCGGCGGCCCGGCGCGCCGAAGCGGCCGACCTCACCGACCGAATAGGGCGGGAAGTTGTAGTGCAGCATGAAATGCTCGTAGCGCAGGCCGGTCAGGCCATCGATCATCTGCTCCGATTCCTTGGTGCCCAAGGTGCAGGTGGAGATGCTCTGCGTCTCGCCGCGTGTGAACAGCGCCGAGCCGTGCGCGCGGGGCAGGAAATGCGCCTCGGCGACGATCGGACGGACCGTCTTCGTGTCGCGGCCGTCGATGCGGCGGCCATCCTTGAGGATCGCGGTACGGACGATCTCGGCCTCGAGCTTCTTGACGAGCTTGTTGGCGGCCATCTGGTCCTGCGGCGCGGCGTCGGCAAAGGCCGCCTTCGCCTTGGCACGGGCCTCGTTGAGCGCGGCCGAGCGGGCCGACTTGTCGGTCAGCTTGTAGGCGGCATCGATGTCCTTGCCGATCAGCTTCTTCAGCTTGGTCTTGGCGGCAGACAGATCGGCCTGGGGGGCCATCTCCCACGGATCCTTGGCGGCCTTCTCGGCCAGCTTGATGATCGCCTTGATGACGTCCTTGATCGCCTTGTGGGCGAACAGCACGGCGCCGAGCATCGTGTCTTCCGACAGCTCCTTGGCTTCGGATTCGACCATCATCACCGCGTCATGGGTGGCGGCGACGACCAGATCCAGATCGCCTTCGGCGACCTGGCCGTCGGTCGGGTTCAGCTGGTATTCGCCATCCTTGTAGCCGACGCGGGCGGCGCCGATCGGGCCCATGAAGG
The sequence above is drawn from the Rhizorhabdus dicambivorans genome and encodes:
- the pnp gene encoding polyribonucleotide nucleotidyltransferase encodes the protein MFDTKKVEIQWGGQTLTLETGRVARQADGAVLATLGETVVLCAVTAARSVKEGQDFFPLTVHYQEKYFSSGRIPGGFFKRERGATEKETLVSRLIDRPIRPLFPEGFYNEINVIAQVLSYDGENEPDILAMIAASAALTISGVPFMGPIGAARVGYKDGEYQLNPTDGQVAEGDLDLVVAATHDAVMMVESEAKELSEDTMLGAVLFAHKAIKDVIKAIIKLAEKAAKDPWEMAPQADLSAAKTKLKKLIGKDIDAAYKLTDKSARSAALNEARAKAKAAFADAAPQDQMAANKLVKKLEAEIVRTAILKDGRRIDGRDTKTVRPIVAEAHFLPRAHGSALFTRGETQSISTCTLGTKESEQMIDGLTGLRYEHFMLHYNFPPYSVGEVGRFGAPGRREVGHGKLAWRALHAVLPSKEEFPYTIRLTSDITESNGSSSMATVCGGSLAMMDAGVPIKRPVSGIAMGLILEGKNFAVISDILGDEDHLGDMDFKVAGTSEGITTMQMDIKIAGITEEIFKTALHQAKEGRAHILGEMAKALDSTRTELSAHAPRIETMSVPKDKIRDIIGTGGKIIREIVATTGAKVDIDDDGTVKISSSDITQIEAAKNWIIGIVAEPEVGKIYVGKVVNLVDFGAFVNFMGGKDGLVHVSEIKNERVEKVADALSEGQEVKVKVLEIDQRGKVRLSMRVVDQETGEELPDTRPPREPREGGDRGPRGDRGDRGRGPRRDGDRDRGPRRDGGDRGPRGDRGPRRERSEGGDDGPAPDFAPAFLKRDDD